In one Roseburia intestinalis L1-82 genomic region, the following are encoded:
- a CDS encoding glycosyltransferase family protein, protein METLGYFSEQLAETFQEMGHDTYFVDYDDLVNTVDGISRFAVPEKTVLCTFNFIGLSGEEVFIEENGRYIWENQGIACINILVDHPLYYHSKLAKPPVPEMRVFCIDREHVAYMKRFYPALPVEFLPLAGNCILERKVPSPIEGCHGQKQKHKNIPYQKRKYDIVFTGNYTPVEHLYREIDRQGAEYRTFYYEILEDMKAHPAVSIDRMLEAHIRKELGAVPDEELRAAIAGMVFIDICMRSYFRGEIIKCLAEHKIPVHVFGANWEKLDCSSHDYIIKNGREVDSVTCAEAIADARISLNVMPWFKDGTHDRVFTAMLQHTLSLTDDSGYLRENFTDKKELVFYSLEKREELPELVKKLLEKPEKCMEIAERGYESAVREHTWKQRAEAILMDLVK, encoded by the coding sequence GTGGAAACACTGGGATATTTTTCAGAACAGTTAGCAGAAACGTTTCAGGAGATGGGGCATGACACCTATTTTGTGGATTACGATGATCTGGTAAATACGGTAGATGGCATCAGCCGGTTTGCCGTGCCAGAGAAAACGGTACTGTGTACGTTTAATTTTATCGGACTTTCCGGGGAAGAGGTCTTTATCGAAGAGAACGGGCGTTATATCTGGGAAAACCAAGGTATCGCGTGCATCAATATCCTGGTGGATCATCCACTGTATTATCATTCAAAACTGGCAAAGCCTCCGGTGCCGGAAATGCGTGTTTTTTGTATTGACAGAGAACATGTGGCATACATGAAGCGCTTTTACCCGGCATTGCCGGTGGAGTTTCTGCCGCTGGCGGGAAACTGTATCTTAGAGCGGAAAGTACCTTCCCCAATAGAAGGCTGCCATGGGCAAAAACAGAAACATAAAAATATACCGTATCAGAAACGGAAATACGACATCGTATTTACCGGGAACTATACACCGGTGGAACACCTTTACCGGGAAATCGACAGGCAGGGTGCGGAATATCGGACATTTTATTATGAGATTCTGGAGGATATGAAAGCACATCCGGCGGTGTCCATCGACCGGATGTTAGAGGCACATATCAGAAAAGAACTGGGTGCAGTGCCGGATGAGGAGCTTCGCGCGGCGATCGCAGGAATGGTGTTCATCGATATCTGTATGCGGAGTTATTTCCGCGGGGAGATCATAAAATGTCTTGCGGAGCATAAAATCCCGGTACATGTGTTTGGCGCCAACTGGGAGAAATTAGACTGTAGCAGCCATGACTACATTATAAAAAACGGCAGGGAAGTGGATTCTGTGACCTGCGCGGAGGCAATCGCAGATGCAAGGATTTCTTTGAATGTCATGCCATGGTTTAAAGATGGAACGCACGACCGCGTATTTACGGCGATGCTGCAGCATACACTTTCGCTGACCGATGACAGCGGGTATCTGCGTGAGAATTTTACGGACAAAAAAGAACTGGTTTTCTATTCGCTGGAGAAGCGTGAAGAACTGCCTGAACTGGTGAAAAAGCTTTTGGAAAAACCGGAGAAATGTATGGAAATCGCAGAGCGGGGATATGAGAGTGCTGTGCGGGAACATACATGGAAACAGAGGGCAGAAGCAATTTTGATGGATTTGGTAAAATGA
- a CDS encoding PFL family protein, giving the protein MINIFEVKETNNMVEHENLDVRTITIGISLLSCIDSDLKKLNENIYNRITSVAKDLAKVAGEIEAEYGIPIVNKRISVTPIALIGGAACKTPEDFATIADTMDRAAEAIGADLIGGYSALVSKGMTKADEMLIRSIPIALCRTNRVCSSVNLASTKTGINMDAVRLMGEILLEVAERSKDRDSVDCMKLVVFCNAPDDNPFMAGAFHGVTEADAVINVGVSGPGVVKTALEKVRGENFEVLCETIKKTAFKVTRVGQLVAQEASRRLSIPFGIIDLSLAPTPAIGDSVADILCEIGLEYAGAPGTTAALAMLNDQVKKGGVMASSYVGGLSGAFIPVSEDQGMIDSVQAGAITLEKLEAMTCVCSVGLDMIAIPGDTKATTISGMIADEMALGMVNQKTTAARLIPVIGKGVGDTVEFGGLFGYAPIMPVNKYSCDDFINRTGRIPAPIHSFKN; this is encoded by the coding sequence ATGATTAATATATTTGAAGTAAAAGAGACCAACAACATGGTGGAACATGAAAACCTTGATGTCCGCACCATTACGATCGGTATCAGCCTGCTTTCATGCATTGATTCCGATTTGAAAAAATTAAATGAGAACATTTATAACCGTATCACATCAGTTGCCAAAGATCTTGCAAAAGTTGCAGGGGAGATCGAAGCTGAATACGGTATCCCAATTGTCAACAAACGTATTTCCGTTACTCCGATTGCACTGATCGGTGGTGCAGCCTGCAAGACACCGGAAGATTTTGCAACGATCGCAGATACAATGGACCGTGCTGCAGAAGCAATCGGTGCAGATCTGATCGGCGGTTATTCCGCACTGGTATCAAAAGGCATGACAAAAGCAGATGAGATGCTGATCCGTTCTATCCCGATAGCACTTTGCCGGACGAACCGTGTCTGCAGTTCCGTAAACCTTGCGTCCACAAAGACCGGTATCAATATGGATGCGGTGCGTCTGATGGGAGAGATTTTGTTGGAGGTTGCAGAGCGCTCAAAAGACCGTGATTCTGTGGATTGTATGAAGCTGGTTGTATTCTGCAACGCACCGGATGACAACCCGTTTATGGCAGGAGCTTTCCACGGTGTGACAGAGGCTGATGCAGTGATCAACGTCGGAGTCAGCGGACCGGGTGTTGTAAAGACAGCACTTGAGAAAGTGCGTGGCGAGAATTTTGAGGTACTCTGCGAGACCATCAAAAAGACCGCATTTAAGGTAACAAGAGTCGGACAGTTAGTCGCACAGGAGGCATCCAGACGTCTTTCAATTCCGTTTGGTATCATTGACCTTTCCCTTGCTCCGACTCCGGCCATCGGTGATTCCGTCGCAGATATCCTCTGCGAGATCGGTCTGGAATATGCAGGTGCACCGGGAACAACTGCAGCACTTGCCATGTTAAATGATCAGGTCAAAAAGGGCGGCGTTATGGCATCTTCCTATGTCGGCGGCTTAAGCGGTGCTTTCATTCCGGTCAGTGAGGATCAGGGAATGATCGATTCCGTACAGGCTGGTGCTATCACATTGGAAAAATTAGAGGCAATGACCTGTGTCTGCTCTGTAGGACTTGATATGATCGCAATTCCGGGAGATACCAAGGCAACCACGATCTCCGGTATGATCGCAGACGAGATGGCACTTGGTATGGTAAACCAGAAGACAACAGCTGCACGTCTGATCCCGGTAATTGGAAAAGGCGTTGGCGATACGGTAGAGTTCGGTGGTCTGTTCGGTTATGCGCCGATCATGCCGGTCAACAAATATTCCTGTGATGATTTTATTAACCGTACCGGAAGAATCCCGGCACCGATCCACAGCTTTAAAAACTAA
- a CDS encoding MBL fold metallo-hydrolase, giving the protein MELCSIASGSSGNCICVGSDENHVLIDAGISGKRIENGLNSIDLKTEEMQGVLVTHEHIDHISGLGVIARRYGLPIYATQGTIDAILNTKSVGKIEESLFHAITPDQPFEIGDLLIEPISISHDAADPVAYKIKNEEKTAAVVTDLGTYDENMIDKIKNLDVLLLEANHDVHMLQVGSYPYPLKQRILGKKGHLSNELSGQLLGEVLHDHFNTVILGHLSKENNYAELAYETVRLEVTMGENPYKGDDFPMYVAKRDAPSERIIF; this is encoded by the coding sequence ATGGAATTATGCAGCATAGCAAGCGGCAGCAGTGGAAACTGTATCTGTGTGGGATCAGATGAAAATCATGTACTCATCGATGCGGGGATCAGTGGAAAACGAATTGAAAACGGACTCAATTCGATCGATTTGAAAACAGAAGAGATGCAGGGGGTTCTTGTAACTCATGAACACATCGATCATATTTCTGGACTTGGCGTGATCGCCAGGCGTTACGGACTTCCGATTTATGCCACGCAGGGTACGATAGATGCTATTTTAAATACAAAGTCAGTCGGCAAAATAGAGGAATCTTTATTTCATGCGATCACGCCGGATCAGCCTTTTGAAATCGGGGATCTTTTGATTGAACCGATTTCAATCTCACATGATGCGGCAGATCCGGTGGCCTATAAGATAAAAAATGAGGAGAAAACGGCGGCGGTAGTGACGGATCTTGGCACATATGATGAAAACATGATTGATAAAATAAAAAATCTGGATGTGCTTTTACTGGAAGCAAATCATGATGTACATATGCTGCAGGTTGGAAGTTATCCGTATCCGTTAAAACAGAGAATTCTTGGGAAAAAAGGACATCTCTCTAACGAACTGTCCGGTCAGCTTTTGGGAGAAGTGCTCCATGACCATTTCAATACGGTTATTTTAGGGCATCTCAGTAAGGAAAATAATTATGCAGAACTTGCATATGAGACTGTCCGGTTAGAGGTGACGATGGGAGAAAATCCATATAAAGGCGATGATTTCCCAATGTATGTGGCAAAGCGGGACGCGCCGTCGGAGAGAATCATTTTTTAG
- the coaE gene encoding dephospho-CoA kinase (Dephospho-CoA kinase (CoaE) performs the final step in coenzyme A biosynthesis.), producing MRQNKDLSSFMRDDALDCICPDGTREKMDAGSMERMKFIGITGGVGAGKSEILHYLETKDGVKVMLADEIAHELMLPGTECYQKLKDMFSDEDIWNEDGSFDRKKLATVIFSDEKKRDALNGIVHPAVKKYIRTVADTERENGVLKILVLEAALLIEEHYDEICDELWYIYTREDIRKERLMRSRGYSPEKVQQIFDSQLQEAVYRKYCKVVIDNNGTVEDAIRQIDLAITNMENE from the coding sequence ATGAGGCAAAATAAAGATCTGTCATCATTTATGAGGGATGATGCGTTGGACTGCATATGTCCGGATGGTACGAGAGAAAAAATGGATGCGGGGAGCATGGAACGGATGAAATTTATCGGAATTACCGGCGGCGTCGGTGCGGGAAAATCAGAAATACTTCATTATCTTGAAACAAAAGATGGTGTAAAAGTCATGTTGGCGGATGAAATCGCGCATGAGCTGATGCTGCCCGGGACAGAATGTTATCAGAAATTAAAAGACATGTTTTCGGATGAGGATATCTGGAATGAAGATGGTTCGTTTGACCGGAAAAAGTTAGCAACAGTCATCTTTTCAGATGAAAAAAAACGGGATGCATTAAACGGAATCGTACATCCGGCAGTCAAGAAATATATCAGAACTGTTGCGGATACAGAGCGGGAAAATGGAGTGCTGAAAATTCTGGTTTTAGAGGCAGCATTGCTGATTGAAGAACATTATGATGAAATTTGTGACGAACTTTGGTATATTTATACCAGAGAGGATATAAGAAAAGAACGACTTATGAGATCGCGCGGATATTCCCCGGAGAAAGTACAGCAGATTTTTGACAGTCAGTTACAGGAAGCGGTTTACCGGAAATACTGTAAAGTGGTGATCGATAATAATGGAACGGTGGAAGATGCCATAAGGCAGATTGATTTGGCAATCACAAATATGGAAAATGAGTAG
- a CDS encoding cell division protein FtsA, whose protein sequence is MSDGKDMEQPLVFGLDIGTRNVVGTVGYRTEDQFIVTAQYIMQHDTRAMLDGQIHDIGRVSGTIRKVKEQLEKQIGKTLTEVCIAAAGRVLKTVTTSISYDYPEESVVTGEDIHTLDLLGIEKAQKILQEMNDTNYKFYCVGYSVVKYFLNDEPFSNIESHKADRIGEDIIVTFLPEDVVDGLYAAVNQAGLEVANLTLEPIAAINVAIPESYRLLNIALVDIGAGTSDISITKDGSIIAYGMIPLAGDELTELIVQNYLVDFKTAEYIKLQSTTEEEITYKDIMLIEHKIPAKEVWELTAPVVDEMTTAVAAKIKELNGDQTVSAAFIVGGGGKIHGYTKMLAEKLDLPDVRVALRGEEVLQEVVFEQQDIKKDPLLVTPIGICLNYYEQRNGFIMVRFNGERLKLYDNDGLTIVDAALQAGFPNEDLFPKRGPELTFFVNGAKRIIRGEQGESAAVYMNDRPTNLNAALEPNCEIIIEPSTAGKPATCTLDQLEEYTTDSVAFVVNGNIIRCPKFLEVNGKLEFPSYQIQEGDQVETRSFYTVGQLAEFMDVEVNVEHVILVNNRRATLDSLIYENFTIEWTVRSYGKPSFQPVEQEEVQTPTVGEYKEEEIPDIVDTEMSAEADGAEVQNPEVHNAVTAEDTDDAGNAGAKEKDSAVTDDAATVEESKTITDSTAGVNGSVAGENAAGMDETDVTEENADGMAEAVKKVTAEENSSPAAEEDGSMVLVYINGQPVKLTGKPQYIFVDIFDFYEFDLTASNGRAIITNLNGENASYSAVLKTGDTIELRWKEN, encoded by the coding sequence ATGAGCGACGGAAAAGACATGGAACAGCCATTGGTGTTCGGACTTGATATTGGAACGAGAAATGTGGTAGGAACGGTAGGTTACCGTACCGAAGATCAGTTTATCGTTACTGCTCAGTATATCATGCAGCATGATACGAGAGCAATGTTAGATGGACAGATCCACGATATAGGGCGTGTATCAGGGACGATAAGAAAAGTAAAAGAACAGCTGGAAAAACAGATCGGAAAAACGCTGACGGAGGTATGTATCGCTGCCGCAGGCCGTGTGCTTAAGACAGTTACAACGAGTATCAGTTACGATTATCCAGAGGAGAGCGTAGTTACCGGGGAAGACATTCATACACTGGATCTGCTTGGAATTGAGAAAGCGCAGAAAATTTTACAGGAAATGAATGATACCAACTATAAGTTTTACTGTGTTGGTTATTCTGTAGTCAAATATTTCTTGAATGATGAACCGTTTTCTAATATTGAATCCCACAAGGCAGACCGTATTGGTGAAGATATCATCGTAACGTTTTTACCGGAGGATGTTGTGGATGGACTTTATGCAGCCGTAAATCAGGCCGGGCTTGAAGTGGCGAATCTGACATTGGAGCCTATTGCGGCGATCAACGTCGCAATTCCGGAAAGTTATCGTCTGCTGAATATCGCTTTAGTCGATATCGGAGCGGGAACATCCGATATTTCCATCACCAAAGACGGAAGCATCATTGCCTATGGTATGATCCCTCTTGCTGGAGATGAATTAACGGAACTGATCGTGCAGAATTATCTGGTTGATTTTAAAACGGCTGAATATATCAAGCTGCAGAGTACAACAGAAGAGGAGATCACTTATAAAGATATCATGCTGATCGAGCATAAGATTCCGGCAAAAGAAGTGTGGGAACTGACTGCGCCGGTAGTGGATGAGATGACGACTGCGGTAGCTGCGAAAATCAAAGAATTGAATGGCGACCAGACTGTCAGCGCAGCATTTATCGTTGGCGGTGGCGGTAAGATCCATGGTTATACGAAAATGCTTGCAGAGAAATTAGATCTTCCGGACGTACGAGTGGCACTGCGTGGTGAAGAAGTACTGCAGGAAGTGGTATTTGAACAGCAGGATATCAAGAAGGATCCATTGCTTGTTACGCCGATTGGAATCTGTCTGAATTATTATGAACAGAGAAACGGATTTATTATGGTGCGTTTCAATGGAGAGCGCCTCAAATTATATGATAATGATGGATTAACGATCGTGGATGCCGCATTGCAGGCAGGTTTTCCGAATGAGGATCTTTTCCCGAAACGTGGACCGGAACTTACATTTTTTGTAAATGGAGCAAAACGTATCATTCGTGGAGAGCAGGGAGAGTCAGCAGCAGTTTATATGAATGACAGACCAACAAATCTCAATGCGGCATTAGAGCCGAATTGTGAGATTATCATTGAGCCATCTACGGCTGGCAAGCCGGCAACCTGCACATTAGATCAGTTAGAGGAATATACGACAGATTCCGTAGCCTTTGTGGTTAATGGAAATATTATAAGATGCCCGAAATTCTTAGAGGTCAACGGTAAATTAGAGTTTCCTTCCTACCAGATCCAGGAGGGAGACCAGGTAGAAACAAGAAGCTTTTACACAGTAGGCCAGCTTGCAGAATTTATGGATGTGGAAGTGAATGTGGAGCATGTGATTCTGGTAAACAACCGTCGTGCAACGCTCGACTCACTGATCTATGAAAACTTTACAATCGAGTGGACAGTGCGTTCCTATGGCAAACCGTCCTTTCAGCCGGTAGAGCAGGAAGAAGTTCAAACACCGACTGTCGGGGAATATAAGGAAGAAGAGATACCGGATATTGTGGACACGGAAATGAGCGCAGAGGCAGATGGCGCAGAAGTTCAGAATCCTGAAGTACACAATGCTGTGACTGCGGAGGATACAGACGATGCCGGCAATGCGGGCGCAAAAGAAAAGGATTCTGCAGTTACAGATGATGCCGCTACGGTAGAGGAGAGCAAAACGATTACAGACAGTACAGCAGGCGTTAATGGATCTGTTGCAGGAGAGAATGCAGCAGGCATGGATGAAACAGATGTAACAGAGGAGAATGCTGACGGCATGGCTGAAGCAGTGAAAAAAGTTACAGCAGAAGAAAACAGTTCGCCAGCTGCAGAGGAAGACGGCAGCATGGTTCTGGTATACATCAACGGACAGCCGGTAAAACTTACCGGAAAACCACAGTATATATTTGTAGATATTTTTGATTTCTACGAATTTGATCTTACTGCCTCAAATGGCAGAGCAATCATTACCAATTTAAATGGTGAGAATGCATCGTATTCTGCAGTCTTAAAGACCGGAGATACAATCGAACTTAGATGGAAAGAGAATTAA
- a CDS encoding IMP cyclohydrolase, which produces MEKMSLKNELSGNSYPGRGIIIGKSADGKHAITAYFIMGRSENSRNRVFVEDGEGIRTQAFDPSKLTDPSLIIYAPVRVLGNKTIVTNGDQTDTIYELMDKQQTFEQALRTREFEPDAPNYTPRISGIMHIENGKFNYAMSILKSNNGDPSSCNRYTFAYENPKAGEAHFIHTYMGDGNPLPSFEGEPAPVAIEGDIDAFTSFVWENLNEDNKVSLFVRYIDIATGAYESRIVNKNK; this is translated from the coding sequence ATGGAGAAAATGTCATTAAAAAATGAACTTTCAGGCAATTCCTATCCTGGAAGAGGAATCATTATCGGAAAATCTGCAGACGGAAAACATGCCATCACTGCTTATTTTATTATGGGCAGAAGTGAGAACAGCAGAAACCGTGTTTTTGTTGAGGATGGAGAGGGAATCCGCACGCAGGCTTTTGATCCTTCCAAACTGACAGATCCGAGCCTGATTATCTATGCACCTGTCCGTGTGCTTGGCAATAAAACGATCGTGACAAACGGAGACCAGACTGACACAATTTACGAACTGATGGATAAACAGCAGACTTTTGAGCAGGCGCTGCGCACAAGAGAATTTGAGCCGGACGCTCCAAACTATACACCGAGAATCTCAGGTATTATGCACATTGAAAACGGAAAATTCAACTACGCAATGTCTATTTTAAAGAGTAACAACGGGGATCCGTCCTCCTGTAACCGTTATACATTTGCCTATGAGAATCCGAAAGCAGGTGAGGCTCATTTTATCCATACTTATATGGGAGATGGCAATCCGCTGCCAAGTTTTGAGGGAGAGCCGGCACCGGTTGCAATCGAGGGCGACATTGATGCGTTCACCTCATTTGTATGGGAAAACTTAAATGAGGACAACAAAGTTTCTTTATTTGTCCGTTATATTGATATTGCGACCGGAGCTTACGAGAGCAGAATCGTCAATAAAAATAAATAA
- a CDS encoding ACT domain-containing protein, with protein sequence MENTADKTIITVVGKDTVGIIAKVCTYLSENGVNVLDISQTIVSGYFNMMMIVDMNKSTRSFVDCQKDLDEIGAQIGVSIKCQKAEIFEKMHRI encoded by the coding sequence ATGGAGAACACAGCAGACAAGACAATTATTACAGTAGTGGGTAAAGATACGGTTGGTATCATTGCAAAAGTATGTACTTATCTTTCCGAAAATGGCGTCAATGTACTTGATATTTCACAGACAATCGTTTCCGGATATTTCAATATGATGATGATCGTTGACATGAATAAATCAACCAGATCATTTGTGGATTGTCAGAAAGATCTCGATGAGATCGGTGCACAGATCGGTGTATCCATCAAGTGCCAGAAAGCTGAGATTTTTGAAAAAATGCATCGTATTTAG
- the polA gene encoding DNA polymerase I yields MGEKLVLIDGHSILNRAFFGIPDLTNSEGLHTNAVYGFLNIMFKILEEEQPDYLTVAFDVSEPTFRHKMFAEYKGTRKPMAQELREQVPLMKEMLKAMGVTTIEKGGYEADDLLGTIAKQSEQKGLTVSVVSGDRDLLQLATDHIKIRIPKTKRTGTEIEDYNAAEVQEKYQVTPIEFIDVKALMGDTADNIPGVPGIGEKTATAIIAQYGSVENAYAHVDELKPPRASKNLKEYYDLAQMSKTLATIEIHADIDYDLSGAKLNGISSLYTEEAYLLCKRLEFKNLLNRFAVETPKNQAAEHFKLVEDRKEAEKVFAKLRGKDCGFYIVFGDKKRDSHEEADGQMNLFAAGDMPGADSEPSGIVESAENDAVECCLGAAISTGEEETFFIKAGENLPAKQILSMFTASEAASYATLDLKPQLAALGLLERQVNGNIGLSNLFDGVLAAYLLNPLKNEYPYEDIAKDYMGQMIPSKADLLGKLTIEQAMKDAPEAFLNYVCYMAYVAQASKKTLETDLKEEGMDHLFTEIEMPLVFTLADMENEGIIACREALTEYGDKLAVRIAELEKQIYEEAGEEFNINSPKQLGVILFEKLSMPYGKKTKTGYSTAADVLDRLAPEYPIVSDILEYRQLTKLKSTYADGLVNYIAKDGRIHTSFNQTITATGRLSSTEPNLQNIPMRIELGRLIRKAFVPKEGFEFMDADYSQIELRVLAHMSGDEKLIEAYREAQDIHRITASQVFHIPFDEVTDLQRRNAKAVNFGIVYGISSFGLSQDLSISKKEAAEYIERYFETYPKIKTFLDGLVAEAKEKGYVTTMFGRRRPVPELSSSNFMQRSFGERVAMNSPIQGTAADIIKIAMIRVHDRLLKENLKSRLILTVHDELLVETAIEEEDAVRKILEEEMHGAADLAVTLEIDAHVGKNWYEAK; encoded by the coding sequence ATGGGCGAAAAGCTGGTATTGATAGATGGACACAGTATTTTGAACAGGGCATTTTTCGGAATCCCGGATTTGACAAATTCGGAAGGATTACACACGAATGCGGTCTATGGTTTTTTAAACATTATGTTCAAGATTTTAGAGGAAGAGCAGCCGGATTATCTTACGGTTGCATTTGATGTGTCAGAACCGACTTTCCGCCACAAAATGTTCGCAGAATACAAAGGCACGAGAAAACCGATGGCACAGGAACTGCGGGAACAGGTTCCGCTCATGAAAGAGATGTTAAAAGCGATGGGAGTTACCACGATCGAAAAAGGCGGCTATGAGGCGGATGATCTGCTTGGAACCATTGCAAAACAGAGTGAACAAAAAGGGCTGACAGTTTCAGTGGTATCCGGTGACCGTGACCTCTTACAGCTTGCAACGGATCATATTAAGATCCGTATCCCGAAAACAAAGCGCACAGGCACGGAGATCGAGGATTACAATGCCGCTGAGGTACAGGAAAAATATCAGGTTACGCCGATAGAGTTTATTGATGTCAAGGCGCTGATGGGCGATACGGCAGACAATATTCCTGGGGTGCCTGGAATTGGTGAAAAGACGGCAACAGCGATCATTGCGCAGTATGGAAGTGTTGAAAATGCCTATGCGCATGTGGACGAATTAAAGCCACCGCGTGCGAGCAAAAATTTAAAAGAGTATTATGACCTGGCACAGATGAGTAAGACGCTTGCGACGATCGAGATCCATGCGGACATTGATTATGATCTTTCCGGTGCAAAACTTAATGGTATTTCCAGCCTGTACACGGAGGAGGCATACCTGCTCTGCAAACGGTTAGAGTTTAAAAATCTTTTGAATCGTTTTGCGGTGGAAACTCCAAAAAATCAGGCGGCAGAACATTTTAAACTTGTGGAAGACCGTAAGGAGGCAGAGAAAGTATTTGCAAAGCTGCGCGGAAAAGACTGTGGTTTTTATATTGTTTTCGGAGATAAAAAGAGGGATAGCCACGAGGAAGCAGACGGGCAGATGAATCTGTTTGCGGCAGGAGATATGCCGGGGGCAGACAGTGAGCCGTCCGGCATCGTAGAAAGTGCAGAAAATGATGCAGTGGAGTGCTGCCTTGGAGCTGCCATTTCAACTGGAGAGGAAGAAACCTTTTTCATAAAAGCAGGGGAAAATCTTCCGGCAAAGCAGATTCTTTCCATGTTTACCGCAAGTGAGGCTGCGTCCTATGCGACACTGGATTTAAAACCGCAGCTTGCGGCGCTTGGCTTACTGGAGCGACAGGTAAACGGCAATATTGGCCTGTCGAATCTTTTTGACGGTGTGCTTGCAGCATATCTTCTGAATCCGCTGAAAAATGAGTATCCATATGAGGATATTGCAAAAGACTATATGGGACAGATGATACCGTCAAAGGCAGATCTTCTTGGAAAACTGACCATAGAGCAGGCAATGAAAGATGCACCGGAAGCATTTTTAAATTATGTATGCTATATGGCATATGTGGCACAGGCATCGAAAAAGACGCTGGAGACAGACTTAAAGGAAGAGGGCATGGATCATCTGTTTACGGAAATCGAGATGCCGCTCGTATTTACTCTTGCCGATATGGAAAATGAGGGTATCATTGCGTGCAGGGAGGCGCTCACGGAGTATGGGGACAAACTTGCAGTGCGTATCGCTGAACTGGAAAAGCAGATCTATGAGGAAGCGGGAGAAGAGTTTAATATCAATTCTCCAAAACAGCTCGGAGTGATCCTATTTGAAAAATTGTCCATGCCGTATGGAAAGAAAACAAAGACCGGTTATTCCACGGCGGCGGATGTGTTAGACCGCCTTGCACCGGAATATCCGATCGTTTCTGATATTTTAGAGTATCGTCAGCTTACCAAGTTAAAGTCCACTTATGCGGACGGATTGGTAAACTATATCGCTAAAGATGGCAGGATCCACACCAGTTTTAATCAGACGATCACAGCTACCGGGCGTTTAAGCAGCACGGAGCCAAACCTGCAGAATATCCCGATGAGGATCGAACTTGGCAGACTGATCCGCAAGGCATTTGTGCCAAAAGAGGGATTTGAGTTTATGGATGCCGATTATTCCCAGATTGAGCTTCGTGTTTTAGCACATATGTCCGGGGATGAAAAGCTGATCGAGGCATACCGGGAAGCACAGGATATCCACAGGATCACGGCGTCCCAGGTATTTCACATTCCATTTGATGAAGTGACAGACCTGCAGCGACGCAATGCCAAGGCAGTCAATTTCGGGATTGTATATGGAATCAGTTCGTTTGGACTGAGCCAGGATCTAAGCATCAGCAAAAAAGAAGCTGCAGAGTATATTGAACGGTACTTTGAAACTTATCCAAAGATCAAGACGTTTTTAGATGGGCTTGTGGCAGAGGCAAAAGAAAAAGGCTATGTAACGACGATGTTTGGAAGAAGACGTCCGGTACCGGAACTTTCAAGCAGCAATTTTATGCAGCGTTCCTTTGGAGAACGTGTTGCCATGAACTCACCGATTCAGGGAACTGCGGCAGATATCATCAAGATCGCAATGATACGCGTGCATGACAGACTGTTAAAAGAAAATCTAAAGTCACGCCTGATCTTAACCGTGCATGATGAGCTTTTAGTGGAGACGGCGATCGAAGAAGAGGATGCGGTTCGAAAGATTCTCGAGGAAGAGATGCATGGAGCGGCAGATCTTGCGGTTACACTTGAAATTGATGCACATGTCGGCAAAAACTGGTATGAGGCAAAATAA